A window of Pyrus communis chromosome 3, drPyrComm1.1, whole genome shotgun sequence genomic DNA:
cttcatggtgaaTATTTCATGCAATCATTGCTGAAAAAATATCGAAATTGAAACCATGTTTTATAGATTACTTGGATTGACtgatgaatattgtgaacgACTTTGTAGTAAACAAGCATTCAGTTCCTTAGCTTAGTGTTAGGAGCGTGTTTAATAATGCGTTTTGGCCTAAATTTAactgaaggagagagagagaggggtgcaGTTGCATAAAGAGAAAAGATAGGCTTGGAAATTACTGTGATGATATTTCTCTGTACCTTGTgccttttttaagaaaaataatggggTTACTTGCcctacaagtaatacaaagttgtacctttttgttttttttaattaattcttgaattgtttcTCACTAACATTAGTAGTTGTTGAGactataaatactcaagtaaggatttctgttgtgaaattggTGTGAATGCCCACACAAAGAAAACAACCACATATGGCTAAGGGTGGAAAGTGGAAGAATAGAAGTCAAAATTATATTGCTTAAATAGtagaagtttggtttttattgttttggtgtGTAAGCCTTTTACATGCATTAAAAGAGACGTATGCTTGTATCATATGAGTAgtacaaaaagatgaaaagcaGAAAGTAATAATCATGTTTTCCTCATTTGTCTCTCTCTACGTTTATTTCTCTTATCTGATActagtgaaaaaaataaacagaataATACATGACTCCCGTTTTACTTCAATCTCTAACAACTCTGATAATATATATAGGAATGCATCATCtgataataacatgtttctaaatgctcaaggtaatcattatcttgaattggtcaaagctccaaaagactccaaaacaaaattgtcGAACACTTTAATGCtttagcacattcaatcacatatattaaacattagcccgttctatcaactatatttttctctcaattgaggcatatatatatatatatatatatatatatatatatatatttgtttggaCCCAATTTTACACTATAGGCCCGAGTAATCTAGACCGTTGAATGAACATAACTCTCAACCGTTGGATGACATAATTGTTAAGATAATTGAAGGATatattgtggttttaatcatgatattatctttATATTTTCTTGAAAAAGATGAGGTGCAGATTATATCTTCAACTTGAAAGTAAGCAGTACAGTTCAATTTGATTTGGGGTTCTTGAAATTTAGACGTGTTGTGGATTACAGCATCAGAGTATTTTATCAAGAGTCCTAATACAATGTGGCATTGGTTGGCAGATAGATTAATGCATTAGGCATTCATAAAGGTGAGGATGCCAAATTGGATTTGGTCAGCCACGTATGCTTGTTATTATCCATTTAAAAGTGGGTGATAATGATGATGGATAAATGTTGTTATGCATGTAGCCGTACAAAGGATAGATGATATGCGGATCAATCTCTCTTCCAAGAGGTTGAGTTGCGGTTGAATTCTACAAATATCATCAGGTTGCGAGTAGATATACAGCCATTATAAATACAAGGCGGCGAACACCATTCaggggacctccaattcaacacataaatgccctgcgcaaaacctctcaacaccttgagattttttattttcttttttccgccgacacatcttcagtttggataaacagcactgtgaaggcaaccggcgaacatcttcagtttggataaacagcactgttgccgtagaatcagccgttctcgaagcaccttcagtttggataaacagcactgcgtcgaggccgattggttatctatccaagtctcggtcgagaaggattttcaaatccttattggcagaggtcatctcattagccttttcggcgaagtgaggtgttaccaggttactacattcggcacccaGAGAGCCGAATTTaatattgaacttcgtagaactagcagccttgtcttcaggctcgagaatctaaaggccgagatttgttccttcctcggccgcagtcgcaagataaagaagtcagcaacgcgctcaacgcaacatcaacaaattttactcctcggccaggctcggccgacgggttggcacgccccgcattcgaccgaaggacgtagttagcttattagttactcggcctgcgcgccacgtaggctttgtaatttttaggatcaacaataTTATATGGCCCTTTATAACCAATTATATCTCGGGATACTAAACCTAGTTagaaactatttttttctttttttagtcttacatatattaaaataaatggtTAAATAGGTACTCGTTTATAACCACGGGTAAATTCATAACCACCCATTTAAATttaacggttacccataaccgtaaccgtcaaatttaaatgggcggataactgcggttacccataaccaatggGTATTTGCTCATCCCTAATGCTAGGGAAATGAGGGAGAAGCATCTCATATACCGGTAAGATTTTGATTGCATCAAATATGCTCCTTCCGATGGATATGATGATCGTACCTAATTTCAACCTCTACGACGCCGGCGAGTGTCGAGAGGGATGCAAGGAGTGACATTTTTGACATTgacatgaatttttttattgaaaatcaAAGTGCTTCTTTGAAAGCGCTTGTTAGTGATTCTTGAATAAGCATTTAATGGGTGCTTTTTTTATAGAACCATTTATGACTCATAAgcacttataattttttttcctacgcACATTCATTATAAGAAACAATTTTTACCCCGTAATAACACTTTTCAGCCAAttagtattacgatctagtagtatttctttttacttgtaaataagaagtcttaggttcgattataaccaagataatatcgtttgttaaaaaaaaagaacactTCCCATGTCATTACACTTCGTCTACCACTCCAAACACATACACTTGTCGAAGAAAAACTAGTCAATGGAGTAATTGATCGTGGGATCAAAGTAGACATTCTCGATTTCCATGGACGATTGAATCCCGAGGACTTTCTTGATTGGCTAAGTAGCGCGGAGAAGTTCTTTGATTAGAAAGAAGTACGCAATCAAGAAAACAAATGATTAGAAATGAATGAGAAACAAAAAATTGGGGATCAACTTTTACTAAATCAGTACAACATTTGAGAGTCAAAACCCACTTGCCGGAAAATCGTTGCTAGAAATAACTGAAGAACTGATATGGTAATATATGTACAATCAATCTATCAATTTCCTTAATTTCATGGTGTCAAAGATTACACAAGCTAATTACTTGGATGATCTCCTCGTGGACTTGGATTTCTTCATTTTGTGAGACTTGTCCTCGATGCTCGTCCAGGTATAACCGCTAGGAATGGCGAAAGGGTCAGAAGAGTCTTGAGCCGCCGTCACTGCCGGAGGAGCAcggtgttggtgttggtggtTTTGCTTGCTCGCGGAAGACCCCGACTGGCTGCTGTTCCGCCTCAGCCACGACGATGACGAAAAGGATGGTGGTTTTTGCGCCTTGTACTTGTGTTCCTCTTCTTGCTGGCCTCGTCCTTCATGAATAAACTGTCTGGGGCTTGACATTGGAGTGAAGAATTGCTCAGTTGGCGGGAGCTCAACGAACTTTGTGAACGTTATCACCACTCTCACTGTGGGGACCACCGGTATTGCCACCTGTCCGTCACCAAACAACTCCATAAGCTAAACAAAGCTATAATCTCACAATGACCTCACGTTGACAGTTTAACCGTTAATGACGTGGTAAAATCCAAGGTCAAAGAagctttctaattttttttaagatactAACTCGAGTATAACAAGTCGGACACACTATCATAGCAACTGAGCTAACTCACGTCTATAGAGTTAAATAAACTCACTTGTTTGGCCATTGCATAAATAACGTGGTGGGTGGTCAACAAATGAGGAATCATAAAAGGATAAAAATTGGGATCACAACCCATGCCTAATTGTAAAGACAAGGATACTCAAACCCGAGTCTGAACGGCCCAACCACGTGTTATGTGCTATTGCTCTCGCACAAAGACACTCTTGCATTGTGTGTCAAACCAGCTTAGAGCTGATTTTGAACTCCAATTCAGAGATTTACCTTTCTTACGAGAGCGATCACAATGTCGCATGAATGACGTGGTCGGGCTGTTTTCACTCAAGATTTTCGATCGGGAAATAAGGAACGCGACAAATAAAGCGTTACACGTCGAATCACCGACCAAGGAGGCCCCACAAAAAGCTTCTAATCTAAGGTATGATATCATCTATGGTATGATTCTGGAAAACGACGACCCTCACTAGTGGGATCCACTAAAACGCACAGTTTCTTACTTGTCACTTATCACTTGTCACCATGTTAAAGTCAGCTCTCTTTGTCTCCCGTTTAAAACAGCTTACGCCACAAGCATAAAAAGCACCAAAAAGCAAATAAAACAGACCAAACAATAAGCTCCACGACCACCCATGCCCCTCCGGGCCCACCCAATCTCGAGTGGGACCCCAATGCGATATTTTCTAAAATGCCCTTACCTTAACCGGAAAAGTCCCTGGCGGGAACTTGGTGGTGAGCAACTCCCTCATCCTCCTAACGGCCTTCACCTTGTTCGCCAAGATGTCCAGTAACGGCAGCAGCTCCTCCGTCTTTAACGGGAACTGCTCCGTCAGCCAAACGCACGGCCTCAAGCTCCTCACGAACTCTTTCTCTTTCGTCTGCACTGGCGCCGCCACAATCGCAGCTGTTTTGGACCTCCTTGACGGCGGCCCGGAAATTGACGAAACGTCGACGCTTTTTCTCCCCAATGCTACGAACTCCCTCTCCTCCCTCACGAAGCTACTGTGCCTCCTGCCGTCGGGAATTCCAAAGCTCGGATTCTCCGCCACCAAAAACCCGTCGTCGTCCTCGTCGAGCTCGAGAGGAAGCACCTGCTCGCTCCCTGCCACATCAGCGTCGCCATTGGCGACTTTTCTCGAGCGGAAGCTGAACACGACATTGTGAATTTCGTACACTCGAGCTTTCCACTCTCCGACGCTCTCCGTCTTATCCTGCCTCCTCCAATTGGTCCGCCCGACTAGCTCCGCTTTGGTGACGTCCATGCCCGGGCGGTACACACTCGTCTGGGAGCAGAATCCGGCGATGTCCGACTCACTCATGGGCGAGCCGGCGTTCTCGAACGCGTCGAAGATTTTCCGATCGTCGCGGTTCAAAACGAGCAGCGATCCCGGGGGAACGTCGTGGCTTTGATCGCCGTCGCCGAGGAAGAGGAAGCTCTGATAGGCGCGCTGGATCTTCAATCCGTCAAATCCGGCCAGCGACGTGTCGGCGCGCAAGTTGCCGTCGCGCTTCCAGATCTTGTACGTGTCGGAGGGAGCGATCTTCCCGACGAAGGGAATGACGGAGCTTTCGAAGTGGAAAGAGATCTCCATGTAAAAATCTCGCATTCTTCGAAGCACGGCGATGACACGTGGAAGACGGCGCCGCCACTTCGCCCAAGCGGAGCGGTGGTGGAGCCGGAGAAGGATTAAAGCAACGTCGGAGCTCCGGCGACATAAGGCTTCCTGCAGGGGATTCCAGCCGGCGGAGTTCTGGAGGGACACGTCGGCGCCCGCGGAGGCTAGAATTTTGGCGGACGCTGCGTCGTTTAGCCGGACGGCAAGGTGGAGAGGGGTTTCTCGGAAGGGAACGTCGCGGCGGTCAAGCACGGATGAGATCCGGTCAGCGGTCCGTTCCTGAGAGAGGGAGTCGGACTCGGTGTGGATCTGAGTCGGATCGGCGAGTCGCGGAAGGGTGGCGACGATTCGGGAGAGCGTGGTGTGGTCAGCCAGAACGACGGCGTAGTGTACCGGGCTGTGGGAATAGTCGTCGGGCTTGAGCGGCGGAAACGACGGCGTCGAAGTCGCCGACGATTTGGCCATGGTTTTTACTGCGTAGGGGGAGTCGGGTGTGTTCAGTGTGGGCGTTTTTAACTGAGAGGAGGAGGAAAGAATGTTATGGGAGAACGAGAACGAGTGATGCGGGGGTAATTTCgtcatttaattttattacaaaacgTAAATGTAAATTAATCGGCGCGACTTTTGGTGGAATTCTGGGGTTGGTGTCAGGCAAGGCGTCGGGGATGTTTCTTTCCATCCGAGTACTTTTTTCTGCTTccgtttcttttgtttgttttttcctcGTCGTCCTTTGAATTTCTGTCTTTTCCCTTTCtgtgtttgatttttattttttctaaaaataataatgatacAAACtgtttaaacaaataaaaagaaaagaaatgtcaAATATAAAACTGaagattttagttttatattttacATTTCTTGTATTCGTATGGTTGGTACGCGAATTGCTTGTGTTCGATATTTTGAATTAGCTGGATGAGAGGGATCCTCTACATGCGCGCCCCTCTCAACCCTCAACA
This region includes:
- the LOC137729338 gene encoding uncharacterized protein; the encoded protein is MTKLPPHHSFSFSHNILSSSSQLKTPTLNTPDSPYAVKTMAKSSATSTPSFPPLKPDDYSHSPVHYAVVLADHTTLSRIVATLPRLADPTQIHTESDSLSQERTADRISSVLDRRDVPFRETPLHLAVRLNDAASAKILASAGADVSLQNSAGWNPLQEALCRRSSDVALILLRLHHRSAWAKWRRRLPRVIAVLRRMRDFYMEISFHFESSVIPFVGKIAPSDTYKIWKRDGNLRADTSLAGFDGLKIQRAYQSFLFLGDGDQSHDVPPGSLLVLNRDDRKIFDAFENAGSPMSESDIAGFCSQTSVYRPGMDVTKAELVGRTNWRRQDKTESVGEWKARVYEIHNVVFSFRSRKVANGDADVAGSEQVLPLELDEDDDGFLVAENPSFGIPDGRRHSSFVREEREFVALGRKSVDVSSISGPPSRRSKTAAIVAAPVQTKEKEFVRSLRPCVWLTEQFPLKTEELLPLLDILANKVKAVRRMRELLTTKFPPGTFPVKVAIPVVPTVRVVITFTKFVELPPTEQFFTPMSSPRQFIHEGRGQQEEEHKYKAQKPPSFSSSSWLRRNSSQSGSSASKQNHQHQHRAPPAVTAAQDSSDPFAIPSGYTWTSIEDKSHKMKKSKSTRRSSK